A genomic window from Silene latifolia isolate original U9 population chromosome 11, ASM4854445v1, whole genome shotgun sequence includes:
- the LOC141611271 gene encoding putative disease resistance protein RGA1, which produces MADIGISLAGKLIEVVGSEVIREVCSIWGYKSELDDLKGTITTIRKVLLDAESKDQLSHKAQDYVQKLQDAVYDADDLFDEFLTLAKLKQHTKDGKLSEKVRDFFSSKKNTVSVAFSMSRGVKKIRKKLDSIASNHNTFGFSVDSQPIRERREETCSYVFSDEVVGRECDLNKVVDMLLDSGSQDRVSFLSLVGVGGLGKTTLAQLVFNDERVKNEFPLRLWTCVSDESADEFDVKTILARILESASDDKHDGFTMDLVQRKLLGFLGGRKYLIVLDDVWNEDREKWLGLRKFLMGGGAGSRIIVTTRSERTAVVVDEEHIYELKGLSPENSWHLFEMTAFGENRRQGVNSSELVELGKKIVEQCSNVPLAIKVVGTLLYGQNESKWRLFQECGLAKLNNGDNKIMSILKLSYDNLESPLKTCFSYCALFPKDFRINKEKLIRLWMAQGYIVPLDVGQSLEDAGEEYVSILLRRCFFQDVEKNEFGGVKSFKIHDLIHDVAQKVGGKGVVGVSSIQRNLGDEAHHLFHIGSKCKESIFSKCKIRSYVRDGFEINFPVAKLVENWNFLRTLDLHDLDLVTLPNSIGKLLHLRYLDLSYNRHLQEVPDSVTKLYNLQTLDLRECSDLDELPKDLAKLANLRHLDLDGCRGLSCLPSGLDKLSCLCVLTEFVVGEGCSVGELENLQALKSLRGSIRIRITKNLLGDMETSEGYLRNMKHLEVLAIELSEHGNHEIVLEKLEPPSSLKGLNLYAYNEATLPARWWGVGKDDNLATFLPNLVRVYLFVFSNLLRLPSFSKLLHLKSLYLYSMDKLEYIEDSSYNDSYREVFFPSLEELDISVMSELKGWWRRDDIHSYNGWQPSFSKLSVLKIRQCKKLTLFPACLSLEKLTLCDVNKELGIRSSDMDEVSIKLKEVSISDLDFLKSSPTEGLISICIDENNDIENLSELRETLKGCVSLRSLAIDNCKRLRSLKGAGWENLTALDSLRLRGIRNPTFLETKKDDYDDDDDSADDDDDDNDDATNDDADDDSADDATNDDDDATNDDDNDHDDDDNDGMPWRSIGGRLRSLELSFLHIVTIPQEMRHLTSLENLTIDNCWCLTALPEWISCLSSLRSLRINCCSDLQLDPVMFRNLTSLQLLEVRACPLVTERFQYPDREEFRHIPSVDIRADEIDY; this is translated from the coding sequence ATGGCGGATATAGGGATTAGTCTTGCAGGAAAACTGATTGAGGTGGTGGGGTCTGAGGTCATCAGAGAGGTTTGCTCGATATGGGGCTATAAATCTGAGCTTGATGACCTCAAAGGCACCATCACCACCATCAGGAAAGTCCTCCTCGATGCCGAGTCTAAGGATCAACTCTCCCACAAAGCACAAGACTATGTTCAAAAGCTCCAAGATGCTGTTTATGATGCCGATGATTTGTTCGATGAGTTTCTTACTCTTGCTAAGCTTAAGCAACACACCAAGGATGGTAAACTGTCTGAAAAGGTACGCGACTTCTTCTCTTCTAAGAAAAATACCGTTAGTGTCGCATTCTCTATGTCTCGAGGGGTTAAAAAGATTAGGAAAAAACTGGATAGTATTGCTAGTAATCATAACACATTTGGGTTTAGTGTTGACTCCCAACCTAttagggagagaagggaagagaCTTGTTCTTATGTTTTTTCGGATGAAGTTGTTGGGAGAGAATGTGATCTTAATAAGGTTGTCGATATGCTTTTAGATTCTGGTTCGCAAGATAGAGTGTCTTTCCTCTCTCTAGTGGGAGTCGGAGGGTTGGGGAAAACAACGCTTGCCCAACTTGTCTTTAATGATGAGAGAGTTAAGAACGAGTTTCCCTTGAGGTTATGGACATGTGTGTCTGATGAAAGTGCGGACGAATTTGACGTCAAAACCATTCTTGCTAGGATTCTAGAATCCGCGTCTGATGACAAGCATGATGGTTTTACAATGGATTTGGTACAGCGGAAACTTCTAGGTTTTCTTGGAGGGAGGAAGTACTTGATAGTTCTAGATGATGTATGGAATGAAGATCGTGAGAAATGGCTTGGTTTGAGAAAATTCTTAATGGGAGGTGGAGCAGGAAGTAGGATTATTGTAACCACCCGTTCTGAAAGGACTGCAGTGGTAGTTGATGAGGAACATATATATGAGCTAAAAGGATTATCTCCTGAAAATTCATGGCATTTATTTGAGATGACAGCTTTTGGGGAAAACAGGAGACAAGGTGTGAATTCTTCTGAATTAGTTGAACTTGGGAAGAAGATTGTTGAACAATGCTCTAATGTTCCTCTTGCCATTAAAGTTGTGGGAACACTTTTATATGGTCAGAATGAAAGTAAGTGGAGATTGTTTCAAGAATGCGGATTAGCCAAGCTTAACAATGGAGATAATAAGATTATGTCCATCCTGAAACTTAGCTATGATAATCTTGAATCTCCATTAAAGACTTGCTTTTCATATTGTGCATTGTTCCCCAAGGATTTCCGaataaacaaggaaaagttgATTAGGCTTTGGATGGCACAAGGATACATAGTGCCATTGGATGTAGGTCAGAGCCTGGAAGATGCTGGGGAGGAGTATGTGTCAATCCTGCTACGAAGATGTTTTTTTCAAGATGTAGAGAAGAATGAATTTGGAGGGGTTAAATCATTTAAAATCCATGACTTGATTCACGACGTTGCTCAAAAGGTAGGAGGAAAGGGTGTCGTTGGAGTAAGTTCTATCCAAAGGAATTTAGGAGATGAAGCTCATCACTTATTTCATATAGGTAGTAAATGTAAGGAAAGCATATTCTCAAAGTGTAAGATCCGCTCGTATGTCCGAGATGGGTTTGAGATCAACTTTCCAGTAGCTAAATTGGTAGAAAACTGGAATTTTCTTAGGACATTAGATTTGCATGACTTAGACCTCGTGACTTTGCCAAATTCAATAGGTAAACTATTGCATTTAAGGTATCTTGATCTATCTTATAATAGGCATCTACAAGAGGTGCCTGATTCAGTTACAAAGTTGTATAATCTGCAAACTTTAGATCTGAGGGAGTGCTCAGATTTGGACGAGTTGCCAAAGGATTTAGCCAAATTGGCAAATCTGAGGCACTTGGATTTAGATGGGTGCCGTGGGTTGAGTTGCTTGCCTTCAGGTCTAGACAAATTGAGTTGCCTATGTGTTCTTACCGAGTTTGTGGTGGGCGAAGGATGTTCAGTTGGGGAGCTAGAAAATCTGCAAGCATTGAAGAGCCTAAGAGGAAGCATTCGGATTCGAATCACGAAGAACTTACTTGGGGACATGGAAACTAGTGAAGGTTATCTGAGAAACATGAAGCATCTTGAGGTACTAGCCATAGAGTTGTCAGAACATGGAAACCATGAAATtgtgcttgagaaacttgagccACCGTCTTCTTTGAAGGGACTCAACTTGTATGCTTACAATGAAGCTACACTTCCGGCAAGGTGGTGGGGAGTGGGAAAAGATGACAATTTGGCCACCTTTCTTCCCAATCTTGTCCGGGTGTATCTTTTCGTGTTTTCCAACTTGCTGCGTTTGCCTTCATTTAGCAAACTACTCCATCTCAAGTCGCTCTATCTCTATTCCATGGATAAGTTGGAGTACATAGAGGATTCATCCTATAATGACAGTTATAGAGAGGTGTTTTTTCCTTCCCTTGAGGAACTAGACATTTCGGTAATGAGTGAGTTGAAAGGATGGTGGAGAAGGGATGACATACACTCCTACAATGGTTGGCAACCTTCTTTTTCAAAGCTATCTGTGTTGAAGATTCGTCAGTGTAAGAAACTGACATTGTTTCCTGCTTGTTTAAGCCTGGAAAAGCTGACTTTGTGTGATGTGAACAAAGAATTAGGGATCAGAAGTTCGGATATGGATGAAGTCTCGATCAAATTAAAGGAGGTGAGTATAAGCGACCTTGATTTTTTAAAATCATCACCGACAGAAGGTCTAATAAGCATTTGTATAGATGAAAATAATGATATAGAGAATTTATCAGAACTAAGGGAGACACTCAAGGGCTGTGTTTCCCTGCGGAGCCTTGCAATTGATAATTGTAAGAGGTTGAGGTCTCTCAAAGGAGCAGGGTGGGAGAATCTAACAGCTTTGGATTCTTTACGATTACGTGGTATACGCAATCCAACATTCTTGGAGACCAAaaaagatgattatgatgatgatgatgactctgccgatgatgatgatgatgacaacgaTGATGCAACTaatgatgatgctgatgatgattCTGCCGATGATGcaactaatgatgatgatgatgctacTAATGATGATGACAATGACCACGATGATGACGACAATGATGGGATGCCATGGAGATCCATTGGGGGAAGACTCCGGTCCCTGGAATTATCATTTTTGCATATAGTGACCATCCCTCAAGAGATGAGACATTTGACCTCCCTTGAAAACTTAACTATTGACAACTGTTGGTGTCTTACAGCCCTTCCTGAATGGATAAGTTGCTTGTCTTCTCTGCGATCCCTTCGTATAaattgttgctctgacctccaaTTAGATCCAGTTATGTTTCGGAACCTCACCTCCTTACAATTGCTCGAGGTGAGGGCTTGTCCGCTTGTAACCGAAAGATTCCAATATCCGGATAGGGAGGAGTTCCGACATATACCCTCCGTTGACATTCGGGCAGATGAAATTGACTACTGA